From a single Gimesia fumaroli genomic region:
- a CDS encoding 3-deoxy-D-manno-octulosonic acid transferase: protein MRLISCILNLGYCLFLAVVSPVIIYRVLVLKKYRSGWDQKFLGSLPVRDSPKPCFWFHAVSVGEVLQLPPLLEELESQNPGVEFVISTTTHTGYSVASEKFPQHTICYYPLDFSWAVTRALQRVRPTAVFLVEMEFWPNFVLAADRLKVPISIINGRLSENSFRGYQKIRPLIRPLISRLHLIAVQTKTYADRFADLRGNSQGIHVTGSIKFDGIQIERNHPLTDELRNTFQLKSSESVLVVGSTQSPEERIALDVYLEARKRYPQLRLILVPRHQERFEEVAGIVKRYGLPLIRRSHRSRDDLGSVLPFSTSDKPAICLLDTLGELKACWGLAEFAFVGGSLTKRGGQNMIEPAGFGAAVMFGPNTWNFKDVVDALIQHRAATVVQDQEELLDTLTGWLEDPESARNQGKRAQEFVLNQRGATTRTVELIVPLAVSSKDSSCDRAA from the coding sequence GTGCGTTTAATTTCATGTATATTGAATCTGGGGTACTGTCTGTTTCTGGCAGTGGTTTCTCCTGTGATTATCTACAGAGTTCTGGTTCTCAAGAAATATCGATCCGGCTGGGATCAAAAGTTTCTGGGAAGTCTGCCTGTACGTGATAGCCCCAAGCCTTGCTTCTGGTTTCATGCCGTAAGTGTGGGAGAGGTTTTGCAGTTACCGCCCCTGTTGGAAGAACTGGAATCGCAGAATCCCGGTGTCGAATTTGTCATTTCGACGACGACGCATACCGGATATTCAGTTGCGAGTGAGAAATTTCCCCAGCATACAATCTGTTACTATCCTTTAGATTTTTCCTGGGCAGTGACGCGTGCATTGCAGCGTGTTCGACCGACGGCCGTATTTCTGGTCGAAATGGAGTTCTGGCCAAATTTTGTCTTGGCTGCGGACCGATTGAAAGTCCCCATTTCAATCATCAACGGCCGCTTGAGTGAAAATAGTTTTCGTGGCTATCAGAAGATTCGTCCTTTGATCAGGCCTTTGATCAGCCGACTGCATCTGATCGCCGTCCAGACAAAGACTTATGCCGACCGGTTTGCTGACCTGAGAGGGAATTCCCAGGGAATTCATGTGACGGGGTCGATTAAGTTTGATGGGATTCAGATTGAACGGAATCATCCCCTTACCGATGAATTGCGAAATACGTTTCAGTTGAAATCGTCGGAGTCGGTTCTGGTAGTGGGGAGTACTCAGTCACCCGAGGAACGGATCGCGCTGGATGTGTATCTGGAAGCCCGAAAGCGGTATCCCCAGTTGCGGCTGATTCTTGTTCCCCGACATCAGGAACGTTTTGAAGAAGTCGCCGGTATCGTGAAACGATACGGATTGCCTTTGATTCGTCGCAGTCATCGGAGCCGGGACGATTTGGGCTCTGTTTTACCCTTTTCTACCAGTGATAAGCCGGCGATTTGCCTGTTGGATACATTGGGAGAGTTGAAAGCCTGCTGGGGTTTGGCTGAATTCGCATTTGTCGGGGGGAGTCTGACCAAGCGAGGCGGGCAGAATATGATCGAGCCGGCCGGTTTCGGTGCAGCGGTGATGTTCGGGCCGAATACGTGGAATTTTAAAGATGTGGTCGATGCCTTAATTCAGCATCGGGCAGCAACGGTCGTGCAGGACCAGGAAGAATTGCTTGACACTTTAACAGGCTGGCTGGAAGACCCCGAATCTGCCAGAAATCAAGGCAAGCGAGCACAGGAATTTGTATTAAATCAGCGGGGAGCGACAACTCGAACCGTTGAATTGATAGTCCCTTTAGCTGTATCGAGTAAAGACTCGTCTTGTGATCGGGCTGCCTGA
- the metK gene encoding methionine adenosyltransferase, which yields MANFSFTSESVSMGHPDKVSDQVSDGILDALLAGDPNSRVACETLCTTDFVVLAGEIRSDAQVDYEQIARDVIRDIGYTSNDIGFNADTCEVLVKLHQQSADIAQGVDAEGAGDQGLMFGYACNQTEEYMPVPIALSHRILNKLTEIRQNGEVNWLLPDSKSQVTVDYEDGKPVGVSAVVVSTQHTDDVTQEEIHKFIIENVVKEVIPANFLSDATKYHINPTGRFVIGGPHGDTGLTGRKIIVDTYGGWGRHGGGAFSGKDATKVDRSAAYMARYIAKNIVASGLATECEVQLSYAIGVVEPTSIYVDTKGTSVIPEETISELVRDLFPLSPQGIINHLQLRRPIFRKTTWGGHFGRNDSDFTWEATDKAAELRDAAGLGAEVPEPQFAIS from the coding sequence ATGGCTAATTTTTCGTTCACAAGTGAATCTGTCAGTATGGGACATCCTGACAAAGTATCTGATCAGGTTTCGGATGGTATTCTGGATGCATTACTTGCTGGCGATCCTAATTCACGCGTCGCTTGTGAAACTCTGTGTACGACGGACTTTGTAGTTCTGGCGGGTGAGATCAGAAGTGATGCACAAGTCGATTACGAACAAATTGCCCGTGATGTGATCCGTGATATTGGTTACACCAGCAATGATATCGGCTTTAATGCAGATACCTGTGAGGTTTTGGTAAAACTGCATCAACAGAGTGCAGACATTGCCCAGGGGGTCGATGCAGAAGGGGCTGGCGACCAGGGGCTGATGTTTGGTTATGCCTGCAATCAGACCGAAGAGTATATGCCAGTACCGATTGCACTCTCGCATCGCATTTTAAACAAATTGACGGAAATTCGTCAGAATGGTGAAGTGAACTGGTTATTACCAGACAGCAAAAGCCAGGTGACGGTGGATTATGAAGACGGAAAGCCGGTTGGTGTTTCCGCAGTGGTGGTTTCGACTCAACATACGGATGATGTGACTCAGGAAGAAATTCACAAGTTCATCATTGAAAACGTTGTCAAAGAAGTGATTCCAGCTAACTTCCTGAGTGATGCGACCAAATATCATATCAATCCAACCGGTCGATTCGTGATTGGTGGTCCACACGGCGATACTGGTCTGACAGGCCGCAAAATCATTGTGGATACCTATGGAGGCTGGGGGCGTCATGGTGGCGGTGCTTTCAGCGGTAAGGATGCGACCAAGGTCGACCGCTCCGCTGCATATATGGCACGATATATCGCGAAAAACATCGTCGCCTCCGGATTGGCGACTGAATGTGAAGTTCAGCTTTCTTATGCCATTGGTGTGGTTGAACCAACCAGTATCTATGTTGATACCAAGGGGACGTCGGTCATTCCTGAAGAGACGATTTCGGAACTGGTTCGAGATCTTTTCCCATTGAGTCCACAGGGAATTATCAATCATTTACAGTTGCGACGTCCCATTTTCAGAAAAACGACCTGGGGTGGTCATTTTGGCCGCAATGATTCTGATTTTACCTGGGAAGCAACAGACAAAGCTGCAGAGTTGAGAGATGCTGCCGGTTTGGGAGCAGAAGTTCCTGAACCTCAATTTGCCATCTCCTGA
- a CDS encoding 3-oxoacyl-ACP synthase III family protein, with product MSLKYQSKNQVKSTDLESVLDASGLLNQQIKVSPENKKIESKRGRQVISQRTNSLLGVQIVSSGSYVPDNVVTNQDLQERFGFDPEWIEQRTGILERRHAPAEMATSDLCYEAAQKAIRAARVNPEDIDLLIVGTFTPDFQCPSVACLVQDRLGLDAPAIDLQAACAGFMYALVTAAQYVATGNSKLALVIGGDCNSRIVNPEDRRVAPLFGDGAGAVLLSKGDPHQGLACYQTGSDGSGCSLLDRPAGGTRNPATAEDIKQGRHFLNMDGRSVFKWAVRTVADSIDLMLTKTGMSVHDVDLFLMHQANIRIIDSACEQLGIPKDKVFNNLDRYGNTSGGSIPIVLDEAFNAGLINRGDTILLSGFGAGLAWGTGLFRW from the coding sequence ATTTCTTTAAAGTATCAATCAAAAAATCAGGTAAAGTCGACTGACCTTGAGTCAGTTCTGGATGCGTCCGGTTTGCTGAATCAGCAGATCAAAGTATCACCTGAGAATAAAAAAATAGAGAGCAAGCGTGGTCGCCAGGTGATTAGTCAACGAACTAATTCATTGTTGGGAGTACAAATTGTTTCGAGTGGATCTTACGTACCAGACAATGTTGTTACGAATCAGGATCTTCAGGAGCGTTTTGGTTTTGACCCGGAATGGATTGAACAACGAACTGGTATCTTGGAACGTCGGCATGCTCCAGCAGAGATGGCGACAAGTGACTTGTGTTATGAAGCAGCGCAGAAGGCAATTCGCGCTGCCCGCGTGAATCCAGAAGATATTGATTTGCTGATTGTCGGCACATTTACTCCCGATTTCCAATGTCCCTCGGTCGCATGTCTGGTGCAGGATCGATTAGGGCTGGATGCTCCCGCGATTGATTTACAGGCTGCTTGTGCCGGGTTCATGTATGCATTAGTGACGGCAGCCCAATATGTAGCGACAGGGAATAGTAAACTCGCGCTGGTAATTGGTGGGGACTGCAACAGTCGTATCGTCAATCCGGAAGACCGACGCGTCGCACCTTTATTTGGAGACGGCGCTGGCGCCGTGCTGCTTTCTAAGGGAGACCCTCATCAGGGGCTGGCCTGCTATCAGACCGGTTCTGATGGAAGTGGTTGTTCTTTGCTGGATCGCCCTGCAGGTGGAACTCGGAATCCTGCGACCGCAGAAGACATCAAACAAGGACGTCACTTTTTAAATATGGATGGTCGCAGCGTTTTCAAATGGGCTGTCCGAACTGTTGCCGATTCAATTGATCTGATGCTGACTAAAACCGGCATGAGCGTACACGACGTGGATCTGTTCCTGATGCATCAGGCAAATATCCGGATCATTGACTCCGCTTGTGAGCAACTGGGGATTCCCAAGGACAAAGTATTCAACAACCTGGATCGCTATGGGAATACTTCAGGGGGATCGATTCCGATTGTGCTTGATGAAGCATTTAACGCGGGACTGATCAACCGCGGCGATACCATTCTCCTGAGCGGTTTCGGAGCCGGGTTAGCCTGGGGGACCGGGCTCTTCCGCTGGTAA
- a CDS encoding efflux RND transporter permease subunit, translated as MSLTRLAVQRPITTLMASLVLVMLGCVSLSQLAVDLMPDVQNPSVSVITIYKGAGPNEAETLITRPIEQTLSSVSGVENILSSSMEGSSTVRLQFQWGTDLTLAINEVRDALNKLRNSLPEGAEDPYIRHFDVADSPIIYLGLNSELDPITLTRLTENQIIPQFEQLEGVARLRMRGGIIREIQIQLDRSKLESLNMGVNEVINALKKENINQPAGNYEEGNLNLHIRSQGEFTSLEQIEDTVVREASGATVHVRDIAEVVDGEQERTELTRMNGQPGILLYVYKQSGANTISVSDRVQKQLERINKSIPDVKLSIRVDKSEFIRQSIANIQEAALYGMGLAILVLILFLRSFRSMFVIGTCMPLSVLATFILIYFQGFTLNIISFGGLALGVGLLVDNSIVVLESIFRKREEGLDPITAAIEGTDEVSAAIIASTLTTLIIFLPLVFIQGTTGILLHQLAWVVSFSLICSLFASLTLTPVMSAYWIPDESKVVHARWFRPWFVVIDAFHNMNHKFLLLLERLYGRILRFSLKHATITGFLLLLCFTTTLGLSPRIKTEFLPKTDEGAINVFSRMAAGIQLRKLDQQTRILEEATISSVPEAVTVASFIGDSADDADRWNRTTLRIKLSPRSERERGIDEIRKSLDDAIGPIPGMKVQVKAQTEMMLMRMISRGGSGDLVVQVAGHNLQLSQKIVDQVVGVMKQIPGLINVEAEISDKRPELTASIDRKKAGLLQISVQDIAQTLETTIQGTEATLYREEGDEYPVIVRLREKDRDHLSDVQQVGVTTATGRTIPLKNLLQFDADEAPVVIERQNQQRVLRVFADVEGRDLGSIVPELEQHLNSIQIPSGYSIRVAGDWEEQQKSFNALKQGFVLAIILMYMVMASQYESLRDPFYILFSVPLGMIGVIWVFVFTDTTLNVQSFIGIVVLSGIVVNNAIVLVDYINQLRRRFPEKPITDLILQASTRRFRPILMTTLTTVLAMIPIALGWGEGGELQAPMARVVVGGLLAGTIITLLAIPLIYQSCTSTVKIETQEPQSTTGGEGLLAQQVKST; from the coding sequence ATGTCCCTGACCCGACTGGCAGTCCAACGCCCGATTACAACTCTCATGGCCTCTCTGGTACTGGTCATGCTGGGTTGTGTTTCCCTGTCGCAACTGGCAGTGGATCTGATGCCGGACGTCCAGAACCCCAGTGTCAGTGTGATTACGATCTACAAGGGCGCCGGCCCTAACGAAGCAGAAACGCTGATCACCCGCCCTATCGAACAGACACTCAGCTCTGTCTCGGGTGTCGAAAATATCCTCAGCAGCAGCATGGAAGGCAGCAGCACCGTACGACTGCAGTTTCAGTGGGGCACCGACCTGACGCTGGCGATTAATGAAGTTCGTGATGCGCTGAACAAACTAAGAAACAGTCTTCCCGAAGGAGCCGAAGATCCTTATATCCGACACTTCGATGTGGCGGACAGCCCGATTATCTATCTTGGTCTGAACAGCGAGCTCGACCCGATCACATTGACGCGGCTGACAGAAAATCAAATTATCCCCCAATTTGAGCAGTTGGAAGGCGTTGCTCGCTTACGCATGCGGGGCGGCATTATCCGTGAAATTCAAATTCAGCTGGATCGCAGCAAACTCGAATCACTGAATATGGGTGTGAATGAAGTCATCAATGCGTTAAAGAAAGAAAATATCAACCAGCCTGCCGGAAACTATGAGGAAGGCAACCTCAACCTGCATATCCGTAGTCAGGGAGAATTCACCAGCCTCGAACAAATTGAAGACACAGTCGTCCGGGAAGCTTCCGGCGCCACTGTTCATGTCCGGGATATTGCCGAAGTCGTGGATGGAGAACAAGAGCGTACCGAGCTGACCCGCATGAACGGACAACCGGGTATTCTGCTGTATGTCTATAAACAATCCGGAGCAAATACGATCAGTGTCAGCGACCGGGTACAAAAGCAGTTGGAACGAATTAACAAATCCATTCCCGATGTCAAATTGAGTATCCGTGTTGATAAATCCGAGTTTATCAGGCAGTCGATTGCCAATATTCAGGAAGCGGCACTCTACGGCATGGGCCTGGCGATTCTGGTACTGATTCTCTTTCTGAGAAGTTTCCGCAGCATGTTCGTCATCGGCACTTGTATGCCTCTGTCCGTGCTGGCAACCTTTATCCTGATCTACTTCCAGGGATTTACGCTGAATATCATCTCATTCGGCGGACTCGCATTGGGAGTTGGTCTGCTGGTCGATAATTCTATCGTGGTTCTGGAAAGTATCTTCCGTAAGCGGGAAGAGGGGCTCGATCCCATCACTGCTGCCATTGAAGGTACTGATGAAGTCTCGGCGGCAATCATCGCCAGTACTCTGACGACGCTGATTATCTTTCTGCCTCTGGTCTTTATTCAGGGGACGACCGGAATCCTGCTGCATCAGCTGGCATGGGTGGTTTCGTTCTCTCTCATCTGCTCCCTGTTTGCCAGTCTGACATTGACCCCCGTCATGAGTGCTTATTGGATTCCAGACGAATCCAAAGTGGTCCACGCACGCTGGTTCAGGCCCTGGTTTGTGGTCATTGATGCATTTCATAATATGAACCACAAGTTTTTGTTGTTACTCGAACGACTTTATGGACGAATCCTACGTTTCAGCTTAAAGCACGCGACCATCACCGGTTTTCTGCTATTGCTCTGTTTTACAACAACACTCGGCTTATCCCCGCGCATCAAAACCGAATTTCTCCCCAAAACAGACGAAGGAGCCATCAATGTGTTTTCACGGATGGCAGCTGGCATTCAACTGAGAAAGCTCGATCAGCAGACACGGATTCTGGAAGAGGCAACCATTAGTTCCGTTCCGGAAGCAGTCACAGTCGCTTCCTTTATCGGGGATAGTGCTGATGACGCAGACCGCTGGAACCGCACGACGTTACGCATCAAGCTTTCGCCGCGCAGCGAACGGGAACGGGGTATTGATGAAATTCGGAAGTCCCTTGATGACGCCATCGGTCCGATACCTGGCATGAAAGTTCAAGTCAAAGCACAGACTGAGATGATGCTGATGCGAATGATCAGCCGCGGTGGCAGCGGAGATCTCGTTGTCCAGGTCGCTGGTCACAACCTGCAACTTTCACAAAAAATTGTCGACCAGGTTGTGGGAGTCATGAAACAGATTCCCGGCTTAATTAACGTCGAAGCAGAAATCTCAGATAAACGCCCAGAGCTGACTGCTTCGATCGACCGGAAAAAAGCCGGGCTGCTCCAAATCAGTGTGCAGGATATCGCACAAACCCTCGAAACCACGATCCAGGGCACCGAAGCCACTCTCTATCGCGAGGAAGGCGATGAATATCCGGTAATCGTTCGCCTACGTGAAAAAGACCGCGACCATCTTTCAGATGTACAACAGGTCGGCGTTACTACAGCCACCGGCCGGACGATTCCACTCAAAAACCTGCTGCAGTTTGATGCCGATGAAGCACCGGTTGTCATCGAACGACAGAACCAGCAGCGAGTGCTTCGCGTTTTTGCCGATGTCGAAGGCAGGGATCTGGGAAGCATCGTTCCCGAGCTGGAACAGCACCTCAACTCCATCCAGATTCCGTCCGGGTATTCCATCCGAGTCGCCGGCGACTGGGAAGAACAGCAAAAAAGCTTTAATGCACTAAAGCAGGGTTTTGTGCTCGCCATCATTCTGATGTATATGGTTATGGCATCCCAATATGAATCATTGCGAGACCCGTTTTACATCCTGTTTTCCGTACCGCTGGGCATGATTGGTGTCATCTGGGTTTTTGTATTCACTGACACGACTTTGAATGTGCAGTCTTTCATTGGTATCGTAGTCCTCTCGGGAATTGTCGTAAACAACGCCATTGTGCTCGTTGATTATATCAATCAATTACGCAGACGATTTCCAGAAAAGCCGATCACCGACCTGATTCTCCAGGCATCCACTCGACGATTTCGTCCAATTCTGATGACCACCCTCACCACAGTTCTGGCAATGATCCCGATTGCCCTGGGCTGGGGCGAAGGAGGCGAATTACAGGCCCCCATGGCCCGTGTTGTAGTGGGTGGTCTGCTGGCGGGGACCATCATCACGCTCCTCGCGATCCCGTTAATCTATCAATCCTGTACATCAACGGTAAAAATAGAAACGCAGGAACCTCAGTCAACCACTGGCGGAGAGGGTCTCCTCGCGCAACAGGTAAAATCTACCTGA